The stretch of DNA CTATTAATAACGCTCCAATATTAGATACGCTAAATCCAGGTGTTAAAAATGCTGCTATACCTACAATTAGTGCTGTTAAAACTACTCTTAATACAACACTACCAATACTGACATTTTCCGGATTTCTTTCTCTTTCTGCCATACTTACACCTCCTTTTCTTTAGTTTCACTAAAAAGTTAATTTTTTATAACACATAGAAAGCTATATTTAAATTTAAATTTTGGATAATAATATAATTTCAGTTATGTGTATTCAAAAAATTAACCTTAAAAATATTATTTAAAATCGAGGACTTTTTTATGCAATAGGTACATATTAAAGCTTTTAAATAAATATACTAGCTATATAATACGTTAGTGAAATAGGAGTGCTCAATATGGCTGCTAAGCATATAGGTTTTGTCCATAACAATCAACGAATATAACACTAATATCTTTTTTATCAAATTACTAGTTATATTATTATTGGTAATCATGAGTATAGGTCTTTTATTGTCTGTTTTTACCTATAAACTAGCTTTACCAGAGAAAAATATAGACACTATTGCAAGATATAAAGTATTAAAAGTAGTAAGAAATAGTATAGAGCATAAATTAAGTCCTGGAGATTTGATAGTTATTAAAAATTTACCTTATAATAAAAGCATAAGATATTATGGTATTTAGAAATGGTTGAAATATTTTATTATTTAAAGTTATTTCTAAATAATTGTCTATTTAATCACAAAAAAATAAAAAAATATGTTATTATATTATATAAACATATATGATAATATAAATATACATATATAATAAAGGAGGAATACAATTGGCAATTACAAAAGATATGCTAATAGGTGAATTATTAAGAGAGAACCCTGAAAAAGCTGAAGTTTTAATGAGATTCGGTATGGGGTGTATCGGATGTCCTTCAGCTCAAATGGAATCATTAGAGCAAGCTGCTCAAGTTCATGGCATAGATTTAGATGAACTTTTAAAAGCATTAAACGAATAAAAAAAAGAAGGCGCCCCTTCGTTTGGCGGTCGCCTTCTTTTTAGTTATAATAATTGCTCTAATCTATTTCTATCAAATCCTAAAATTTCTTCTCCGTCTACTACTATTACTGGTACTCCTCTGTAACCCATTTGTATTAATTCATTTCTAGCTGACACATCAGTTGAAACGTTTTTCTCAGTAAAATCTACACCTTTTTGTTGAAGATATTGTTTTGCACTTACACAGTGTGGACATGTACTACTTGTATAAATTGTTACATTTGGCATAATTAAAACCCCCATTATCATTTTATTTCATAATAAATATACCCCATAAGGGGTATATATAAACATCAATTTATTATTTTTTTAATTTATTATAATAATTGGTCTAATCTAGCTTTGTCAAATCCTACTATATCTTCTCCATCTACTACTATTACTGGTACTCCCATATATCCTTTCTGAATTAATTCTTTTCTAGCTTGTGCGTCAGTTGAAACATTCTTTTCTGTATAGCTTACACCCTTTTGCTCAAGATATTGTTTTGCACTTACACAGTGTGGACATGTGCTGCTTGTATAAACTATTACTTCCTTCATATTCTAACCCTCCGTATCTTGTTTTTTATTTTGCATATATATTATACCCCTTATAGGTATATATAATCAAGTATATATAAAAAATTATAATATTCATTATTTTTTCTGCTTCATATAGCTTAACTCTAATATATAAAATATATTCGTTTATATCTTAATATTTATAATATACATACCAACTCAATCTATAATATACTAATATATCATATTTTATGATATGTTTCCTTAAGTTAACATTGATAATATCAATATTTAGGTCTAATGTCATATTGTATTTAATTTATTCATATGATAATCTCATTTATATCTTTTTTGAAAGGTTGATTATATGACTAAAAACTATATGGAAATTTTAGTTAAAAATGCTCTAAATGAAATCATTGACAAATATGACATATGTAAATGTGATAAATGTAAAAAAGACATTATGGCAATAGCACTAAATAATCTTCCTCCTAAGTATTTTTTATCAAGTAATGACGAAAGTGAAAAAACATCTTTTCTTTTAGACAGACAAATAAAAATATCGGTTCTAGCTAAAGTAATCGAAGCTATAGAAATTTTTACTAGCAAGAAAAATCTGGCTTTATAAATTAGAATGAGGGACATTATCATGTCCCTCCCTTATAT from Caldisalinibacter kiritimatiensis encodes:
- a CDS encoding DUF1858 domain-containing protein — encoded protein: MAITKDMLIGELLRENPEKAEVLMRFGMGCIGCPSAQMESLEQAAQVHGIDLDELLKALNE
- a CDS encoding glutaredoxin family protein — encoded protein: MPNVTIYTSSTCPHCVSAKQYLQQKGVDFTEKNVSTDVSARNELIQMGYRGVPVIVVDGEEILGFDRNRLEQLL
- a CDS encoding glutaredoxin family protein; its protein translation is MKEVIVYTSSTCPHCVSAKQYLEQKGVSYTEKNVSTDAQARKELIQKGYMGVPVIVVDGEDIVGFDKARLDQLL
- a CDS encoding late competence development ComFB family protein; this encodes MTKNYMEILVKNALNEIIDKYDICKCDKCKKDIMAIALNNLPPKYFLSSNDESEKTSFLLDRQIKISVLAKVIEAIEIFTSKKNLAL